A section of the Larus michahellis chromosome 1, bLarMic1.1, whole genome shotgun sequence genome encodes:
- the WNT16 gene encoding protein Wnt-16: MGRGPPLGPWLLRAALLLALCPAAAGGTWMWLGIAAAGGPEKPGCASPPLSRRQQDLCKQKPELVPAIREGARLGLQECRSQFRHERWDCRPPPAARRGPAAPPAALPAAAFGHQLSSGTKETAFIYAVTSAGLVHSVTRSCSAGNMTECSCDTSLRHGGSASEGWHWGGCSDDIHYGMSFSRKFLDVPLKNLTGKSGSGLAAMNRHNNEAGRQAVAKLMSVDCRCHGVSGSCAVKTCWKTMSSFEKIGRFLKDKYENSIQISDRLKKKLRRKEKSQRKIPIGKEDLLYVNKSPNYCVEDQKLGIPGTQGRECNRTSEGPDGCNLLCCGRGYNTHVVRHVERCECKFVWCCYVRCRRCETMTDVHTCK, translated from the exons ATGGGGCGCGGGCCCCCCCTCGGACCGTGGCTACTGCGGGCAGCTCTGCTGCTCGCcctctgccccgccgccgccggcggcaCCTGGAT GTGGCTGGGCatcgccgccgccggcgggccgGAGAAGCCGGGCTGCGCCAGCCCGCCGCTGAGCCGCCGGCAGCAGGACCTGTGCAAGCAGAAGCCGGAGCTGGTGCCCGCCATCCGGGAGGGAGCCCGGCTGGGGCTCCAGGAATGCCGCAGCCAGTTCCGACACGAACGCTGGGACTgtcgcccgccgcccgccgcccgccggggacccgccgcgccccccgccgccctccccgccgccgccttcgGGCACCAGCTCAGCAGCG GCACGAAGGAGACTGCGTTCATTTACGCTGTGACGTCGGCGGGCCTCGTGCACTCGGTGACGCGGTCGTGCAGCGCGGGGAACATGACGGAGTGCTCCTGCGACACGAGCCTGCGCCACGGCGGCTCGGCCAGCGAGGGCTGGCACTGGGGCGGCTGCTCCGACGATATCCACTACGGAATGTCGTTCAGCAGAAAGTTCCTGGACGTGCCCCTTAAGAACCTAACGGGCAAGAGCGGGAGCGGGCTGGCGGCCATGAACCGGCACAACAATGAGGCTGGGAGGCAG GCTGTAGCAAAGCTGATGTCTGTGGATTGCCGTTGTCACGGTGTTTCCGGGTCCTGCGCTGTGAAAACTTGTTGGAAAACAATGTCCTCCTTTGAAAAGATTGGCCGGTTCTTAAAGGATAAGTATGAAAACAGCATACAAATATcagacagactgaaaaaaaagctacgcaggaaagagaaaagccaGCGAAAAATACCGATCGGCAAAGAAGACCTGCTGTATGTGAACAAATCGCCCAATTACTGTGTCGAAGACCAAAAATTGGGGATCCCTGGGACTCAGGGAAGGGAATGTAACCGTACCTCAGAGGGCCCCGACGGCTGCAACCTCCTCTGCTGTGGGCGCGGGTACAACACCCACGTCGTCAGGCATGTGGAACGGTGCGAGTGCAAGTTCGTCTGGTGCTGCTATGTGCGCTGCCGGCGGTGCGAGACCATGACCGACGTTCACACCTGCAAATAA